In Sorangium aterium, the genomic stretch CCCTGGCAGCGGATCGGCGCGCTCAACTTCGACCCCGATACCCGCACCGGCAAGCTCAAGGACGTGAGCGTGCCGCTCACCCGGTTCGAGCTCGTCATCAGCCTCGAGAAGACCGCCAATCCCGAGTCGCCGTCCTCGGAGCTCATCTTCAAGCAGGACGTCGAGTACTGACGAGACGGCGTTCGCCGCCGGGGGTGCATCTTCGCAGCGCTGCTCGAAGCGCTCCCGGCGTGCGCGTCGCAGCCGTCCGGCGCGACCCGCGGCGCCGGCGGCATCACCGTGCCGTCCGCCGCGCATCGCGTGAATGCCCGCGAGCGCCGGTGCATCGAAGCGCGGGTAGTGAAGATTCTCCTCCTGTCGCAGTGGTATCACCCCGAGCCGGTCGCGCGCCCCCATCTGCTCGCAGAGGCGCTGGCCGAGCGCGGGCACCAGGTGACGGTGGTGACCGCGTTCCCGAACTACCCGCATGGCCGCACCTACCCGGGCTACCGACAGCGCCTCTGGGACGTGGAGCACGCGAGCGGCGCCAGGGTGATACGCCTCCCGAGCTACCCGGATCACAGCCGATCGCGCGTGCGGCGGACGCTCAACTACGCGAGCTTCGCCGCCTCGACAGCGCTGCTCGGGGCCGCCCTCTCCGGGCCGGCGGACGTCGCCTGGGTCCACAATCCCCCACCGAGCCACGCCATCGCCGCCTCCTGGCTCGCCGCGCTCCGCCGGATACCGTGGGTCTATGAGGTCCAGGATCTGTGGCCCGAGACCGCTGCAGCCTCGGGCATGCTCGATAACAGGCTCGTGTTCGCTGGCATCGATCGCGTGAACCGCGCCCTCTACCGGCGCGCCGCGGCGATCACCGTCATCAGCCCGGGGCTCGAGCGCGAGCTCTCCCGCAGAGGCGTCTCGACAGACAAGGTGCACCTGATCCCGAACTGGGCCGACGATCGGATATACAGGCCGGTGGAGCCCGACCCGCAGCTCGCGGCGGAGCACGGGTTGTCAGGGCGGTTCGTCGTCCTCTTCGCCGGCAACATGGGCCCTGCCCAAGCCCTCTCCAGCGTGCTCGACGCGGCCGATCGGCTGCGCGACCTCACCGACGTGCGGTTCGTGATGGTCGGGGACGGGAACGACGCGCCCAGGCTCCGGCGCGAGGCTGCGGCGCGGGCCCTCTCGAACGTCGTCTTCATCGGCCAGCAACCCCACGAGCGCATGCCGCATTTCTTCGCGCTGGCCGATGTGGTGCTCTCGCACCTCCGGCGCGATCCGCGCTTCGAGATCACGATCCCCTCGAAGATCCCGGCCTACATGGCCGCCGCCAGGCCGGTGCTCGTCGCGGCGGGCGGGGATCCGGCGGATCTGGTGCGCAGCAGCGGGGCGGGGCTCGCCTGCGAGCCCGAGAACCCGGCGGCGCTCGCGGACGCCGTGCGGCGGCTGCACGGCATGACGCCGGAGGCGCGGCGCGCGATGGGGGAGGCCGGCCGGCTCTATTTCCTTCGCTGGTTCACGCGCGAGCCGCTCGTGCGTCGTTATGAGGAGATCTTCGCGCGCGCAGCGCGGTGAAGCGTCGTCATGGAGACGCCGGCGCCCTCGGGCACCGGCGCAGGGCTGGGGATATCGAAGCACGCAATGCACCGGCGCATTGCGGTGAGCAACGTTTCATGGGCGAGACGACAGACACAACGGTGGGTACCATGCAAGGTTACAAGGACCGGCGGATCATCGTGACCGGAGGGGCGGGCGCGATCGGCGGCTCGCTCACGGCGGCTCTGGCCGAGGCGGGCGCGGAGGTGATCGTGGTGGACGACCTCTCCTCCTCATCCCGCTGGGGCATCCCGGCGCAGCGCAACGTGCGCTTCGTGGAGGGGAGCGTCGTCGATGACGGCGTGCTCGCGGCGGTGTTCCGTGAGCAGCCCTCGCATGTCTTCCACCTCGCCGCGCTGTTCGCGAACCAGAACTCGGTGGACAACCCGGAGCGCGATCTCGAGGTCAACGGCCTCGGCA encodes the following:
- a CDS encoding glycosyltransferase family 4 protein, with amino-acid sequence MKILLLSQWYHPEPVARPHLLAEALAERGHQVTVVTAFPNYPHGRTYPGYRQRLWDVEHASGARVIRLPSYPDHSRSRVRRTLNYASFAASTALLGAALSGPADVAWVHNPPPSHAIAASWLAALRRIPWVYEVQDLWPETAAASGMLDNRLVFAGIDRVNRALYRRAAAITVISPGLERELSRRGVSTDKVHLIPNWADDRIYRPVEPDPQLAAEHGLSGRFVVLFAGNMGPAQALSSVLDAADRLRDLTDVRFVMVGDGNDAPRLRREAAARALSNVVFIGQQPHERMPHFFALADVVLSHLRRDPRFEITIPSKIPAYMAAARPVLVAAGGDPADLVRSSGAGLACEPENPAALADAVRRLHGMTPEARRAMGEAGRLYFLRWFTREPLVRRYEEIFARAAR